One stretch of Streptomyces sp. NBC_01363 DNA includes these proteins:
- a CDS encoding helix-turn-helix transcriptional regulator, which translates to MTEGMGPAPDARTAEAWRAFGTCLRQWRRRAGLTQAQVGARVGYDHTAISKLEHGTRRTPLPLARRLDELMSAGGALLAACEAAEAAGAGGTGEEGAGARPAPAPARQGPLPGEPAGGTLLAMLPPDTVLPSRLPSYGLMCPVHGRDGCTVPVLADVVALHSAFCSLGPATVACPALDIDTVHALTALLAVCLRADEERAWPGATVVVERTLHAMLRWMALPAAPYQRQLAPLAAEYAQSAGCLRLLWGRNATAMAWLDRSLIWAGLAGHVGTEVAALSDMSTLARLEGDGPSALAYGGAIRQAAAGRHWAGAMSDLYLARGHAVRGDARQTLGHIDRAWSQLDRVGEQDETEAPWLSVASVRLRVESGAAGALRDLAAATGDRRLALRAVGAARTALGLLPPGMHSARMLFLVRMADAHACAQDPQAAIAIAGPVLDTTEVTASTLLGQELRGLHSRLAARHDNLPETDDFTRRLAAVVR; encoded by the coding sequence GTGACCGAGGGCATGGGCCCCGCGCCGGATGCCCGCACCGCAGAGGCGTGGCGTGCCTTCGGCACCTGTTTGCGTCAGTGGCGCAGGCGCGCCGGGCTCACCCAGGCCCAGGTGGGTGCCCGCGTCGGATACGACCACACCGCGATCAGCAAACTGGAGCACGGCACCCGCCGGACACCGCTGCCGCTGGCCCGCAGGCTGGACGAGCTGATGTCGGCGGGCGGCGCGCTCCTCGCCGCCTGCGAGGCGGCGGAGGCCGCGGGCGCGGGCGGCACCGGCGAGGAGGGTGCGGGTGCGCGCCCCGCACCGGCCCCCGCACGGCAGGGCCCCCTGCCCGGGGAGCCCGCGGGAGGCACCCTGCTCGCGATGCTGCCGCCGGACACCGTCCTGCCCAGCCGCCTGCCCAGCTACGGGCTGATGTGTCCGGTGCACGGCCGTGACGGCTGCACCGTCCCCGTACTCGCCGATGTCGTCGCCCTGCACTCGGCCTTCTGCTCGCTCGGCCCGGCCACCGTGGCGTGCCCGGCGCTGGACATCGACACGGTGCATGCCCTGACGGCGCTGCTCGCCGTCTGCCTGCGGGCCGACGAGGAGCGCGCCTGGCCCGGAGCGACCGTCGTGGTCGAGCGCACCCTGCACGCGATGCTCCGCTGGATGGCCCTGCCCGCGGCCCCGTACCAACGCCAACTCGCGCCGCTGGCGGCCGAGTACGCGCAGTCCGCCGGCTGCCTGCGACTGCTGTGGGGCCGCAACGCGACGGCGATGGCCTGGCTCGACCGGTCGCTGATCTGGGCCGGACTGGCCGGTCATGTCGGAACGGAGGTGGCCGCGCTCAGCGACATGAGCACGCTGGCGCGGCTGGAGGGCGACGGCCCGTCCGCCCTCGCCTACGGAGGCGCGATCCGGCAGGCCGCCGCCGGCCGGCACTGGGCGGGTGCGATGAGCGATCTGTACCTGGCGCGCGGACACGCGGTACGGGGCGACGCGCGGCAGACCCTGGGCCACATCGACCGTGCCTGGTCGCAGCTGGACCGGGTCGGCGAGCAGGACGAGACGGAGGCGCCCTGGCTGTCCGTCGCCTCCGTGCGCCTGCGGGTGGAGTCGGGTGCCGCCGGGGCGCTGCGCGACCTCGCCGCGGCGACCGGGGACCGGCGACTGGCGCTGCGCGCGGTCGGGGCGGCCCGCACCGCGCTGGGTCTGCTCCCGCCCGGGATGCATTCGGCGCGGATGCTGTTCCTGGTACGGATGGCGGACGCCCATGCCTGCGCCCAGGACCCGCAGGCGGCGATCGCCATCGCGGGACCGGTCCTGGACACCACCGAGGTCACCGCGTCCACGCTGCTCGGCCAGGAACTGCGCGGCCTGCACAGCCGGTTGGCGGCCCGGCACGACAACCTGCCGGAGACCGACGACTTCACCCGCCGGCTGGCGGCCGTGGTCCGCTGA